The following proteins are co-located in the Bradyrhizobium sp. AZCC 2176 genome:
- a CDS encoding Bug family tripartite tricarboxylate transporter substrate binding protein: protein MKPRVVRYALFTLLAIVSAVAAPAQTPAKAQTWPDKPITFIVPFAAGGGTDAFARPLAAQLDAQLGKRVLIENRAGAGGTVGASAASKAAPDGYTFFMGAAHHAIAPSLYPNLDYNFEKDFIAVALIARPPQVVVVNPDKVAAKTLAEFIAYAKANPGKLNYGSAGAGTTHHLAGELFKILTKTNIQHVPYRGAGPAMQDLIAGHVPVVFDGLGSSAAPVRAGQLRALAVAAPKRVPAFPDLPTAAEAGLAGYEVSTWYGLFAPKNTPPAIVDRMVKELQKAMQTPAIKEAWERNGSDVPDVTGPAFAKMVSAEIERWRKVVTEANVKLD from the coding sequence GTGAAACCAAGAGTTGTCCGGTACGCCCTGTTTACGCTTCTGGCGATCGTTTCCGCCGTGGCCGCCCCGGCCCAAACCCCAGCCAAAGCCCAAACATGGCCGGACAAGCCGATCACGTTCATCGTGCCGTTCGCGGCCGGCGGCGGCACCGATGCTTTTGCCCGTCCGCTGGCGGCCCAGCTCGATGCGCAGCTCGGCAAGCGCGTGCTGATCGAAAACCGCGCGGGCGCCGGCGGCACGGTCGGCGCATCGGCGGCATCGAAGGCAGCTCCCGACGGCTACACCTTCTTCATGGGCGCGGCGCATCACGCTATCGCCCCTTCGCTCTATCCCAACCTCGATTACAATTTCGAGAAGGATTTTATTGCGGTGGCGCTGATCGCGCGGCCGCCGCAGGTGGTGGTCGTCAATCCGGACAAGGTTGCCGCCAAGACGCTCGCCGAGTTCATCGCCTACGCCAAAGCCAATCCGGGCAAATTGAACTACGGCTCGGCCGGCGCCGGCACCACGCATCACCTCGCGGGCGAGCTGTTCAAGATCCTGACCAAGACCAACATCCAGCACGTCCCCTATCGCGGGGCCGGCCCTGCAATGCAGGATCTGATCGCCGGCCACGTGCCTGTTGTCTTCGACGGGCTCGGCTCGTCGGCAGCCCCCGTCAGGGCCGGACAGTTGCGCGCGCTTGCCGTGGCCGCGCCGAAACGTGTGCCGGCCTTCCCCGACCTTCCGACCGCTGCAGAAGCCGGCCTGGCCGGATATGAAGTATCGACCTGGTACGGCCTGTTCGCACCGAAGAATACGCCTCCGGCGATCGTCGATCGGATGGTCAAGGAATTGCAGAAGGCCATGCAGACGCCTGCCATCAAGGAAGCCTGGGAACGCAACGGCTCCGATGTCCCCGACGTCACGGGTCCCGCGTTCGCCAAAATGGTGTCCGCGGAAATCGAGCGCTGGCGCAAGGTCGTGACGGAAGCAAACGTAAAGCTGGATTAG
- a CDS encoding tetratricopeptide repeat protein, translated as MKFHASGSLIHGAAPILVLLLLGSQAAAQTPKKGDYLSNVDLCNGSDRISLAARINGCTALIDSSQGTTALAIAYNNRGNAYTANADFDRAIPDFDQSIKLDPTNAKPFNNRGAAYLRKGEYDLALKSLDEAIKLNPNYGRAFVNRAGAYLKKNEYERAARDYDEAIRLGASLEAAWSGRCWTRALLGSLQAALEDCNKSLQSKPNDAATYDSRGLIHLKMGQADAAIDDFSSALRVDPKLASALYGRGLARLKNGDKAGGDADISAAKTIQAGIDDDFMRYGVSASN; from the coding sequence ATGAAATTTCATGCGAGCGGATCCCTCATTCACGGCGCAGCGCCTATTCTTGTCTTGCTGCTGCTCGGATCGCAAGCTGCGGCGCAGACCCCCAAGAAGGGTGACTATCTCAGCAATGTTGATCTGTGCAACGGTTCCGATCGCATATCGCTTGCAGCCCGGATCAATGGTTGCACAGCGCTGATCGATTCCAGTCAAGGCACGACGGCCTTGGCTATTGCGTATAACAATCGTGGCAATGCCTATACCGCAAACGCAGACTTTGACCGCGCCATCCCTGATTTCGATCAATCGATCAAGCTGGATCCAACTAACGCCAAGCCTTTCAACAACCGCGGCGCGGCTTACCTGCGGAAGGGCGAATACGACCTCGCTCTCAAATCTCTCGATGAGGCGATCAAGCTGAATCCGAACTACGGCAGGGCTTTCGTCAACCGTGCCGGAGCTTACCTGAAAAAGAACGAATATGAGCGCGCGGCGCGAGACTACGACGAGGCCATTCGTCTGGGGGCTAGTCTGGAAGCTGCATGGAGTGGACGCTGTTGGACCCGAGCCCTGCTCGGTTCGCTGCAGGCCGCGCTTGAGGACTGCAACAAGTCACTTCAGTCGAAACCGAACGATGCCGCCACCTATGACTCGCGTGGACTGATCCACCTGAAGATGGGACAGGCTGACGCGGCGATCGACGATTTCAGTTCCGCGCTTCGAGTCGATCCGAAGCTGGCGAGCGCGCTCTATGGGCGCGGGCTCGCCAGGCTCAAGAACGGCGACAAGGCTGGCGGCGATGCCGATATTTCCGCGGCAAAGACGATCCAGGCCGGAATCGATGACGACTTCATGCGCTATGGCGTGAGCGCCAGCAACTGA
- a CDS encoding FecR family protein → MRTHAIAVLVAGFVLAAGGLFAGPAHAQRDIAKPAVQDLAPKPIGKVVVATGSVTLERASAVVIQASTAGQAGQAKVGDLVYQGDAVATGADGRVGINFTDGTSFNLSNNARMVLNEFVYDPNSTSNASLFNLTKGTFTFVAGKVAKTGDMKVDTPVATMGVRGTTPRVEISDDGTVRFSTLIEEGKSRVTRKAPAVQQPDQRTLPKSNLNICRGC, encoded by the coding sequence ATGCGCACGCATGCGATTGCCGTATTGGTGGCAGGATTCGTTCTGGCGGCGGGCGGGCTTTTCGCCGGACCGGCTCACGCGCAACGCGATATCGCCAAGCCCGCCGTTCAGGATCTCGCACCAAAACCAATTGGAAAAGTTGTTGTCGCCACGGGTTCGGTCACGCTTGAACGTGCAAGCGCGGTGGTCATTCAGGCGAGTACCGCGGGCCAGGCGGGTCAGGCGAAGGTAGGCGATCTCGTCTACCAGGGCGATGCCGTCGCAACCGGCGCTGACGGCCGGGTCGGTATCAACTTTACCGATGGCACTTCCTTCAATCTGTCGAACAACGCGCGCATGGTTTTGAACGAGTTCGTGTACGATCCAAATAGTACGTCCAACGCCAGCCTGTTCAATCTAACCAAGGGAACCTTCACCTTCGTCGCAGGCAAAGTCGCGAAGACCGGCGATATGAAGGTCGACACGCCTGTCGCGACCATGGGCGTTCGAGGTACTACGCCACGCGTCGAAATTTCTGATGATGGGACAGTCAGATTTTCTACGCTCATTGAAGAGGGCAAGAGCCGGGTCACGAGAAAGGCACCGGCAGTGCAGCAACCCGATCAAAGGACTCTTCCGAAGTCGAACCTAAACATCTGTCGAGGGTGCTAG